One part of the Caproiciproducens sp. CPB-2 genome encodes these proteins:
- a CDS encoding potassium channel family protein, producing MNVLLVGEQTKTRFLTGALKAHGHRVKVIGKDFCWCKKLTDEYEVETVCGDGTDPAILKAAAADKMDLIVALSSKDAFNLLVCEIAKKYFHTQKTFAVVNDPKNQVLFKELGVDKCVSITRFLEDLIEQEETADETAAILSGYGKE from the coding sequence ATGAATGTATTATTGGTGGGCGAACAAACGAAAACCCGCTTTCTGACAGGAGCACTGAAAGCACACGGACATCGCGTAAAAGTGATCGGCAAAGACTTCTGCTGGTGTAAAAAACTTACGGATGAATACGAAGTGGAAACCGTCTGCGGTGATGGAACCGATCCCGCCATACTAAAAGCAGCAGCGGCGGATAAAATGGATTTGATTGTAGCGCTCAGCAGTAAGGATGCGTTTAACCTGCTTGTCTGTGAAATAGCGAAAAAATATTTTCACACCCAGAAAACATTTGCCGTCGTAAACGACCCGAAAAACCAGGTGCTCTTTAAGGAACTCGGCGTAGATAAATGCGTTAGCATTACCCGGTTTCTGGAAGATCTGATCGAACAAGAAGAAACAGCGGATGAAACTGCGGCAATTCTATCCGGCTACGGAAAGGAATAA
- a CDS encoding potassium channel family protein, with the protein MRLFDSKKDGTILIIGCGRLGNSLACAMSSKEWDVTVIDPDETALKRLPSSYSGSVLLGDGTDSDILESAGIRKADALVAATDDDATNIMIAQIADCHYPVKNILAYINDISKAISCSEMNITVLCPAALSVYEAQRVLLHDKEAKTL; encoded by the coding sequence ATGCGATTGTTTGACAGCAAAAAAGACGGGACGATTCTCATAATCGGCTGCGGACGCCTGGGCAATTCCCTGGCGTGCGCTATGTCCAGTAAGGAATGGGACGTCACCGTAATTGACCCTGATGAGACTGCACTCAAAAGGCTGCCTTCCTCCTACAGCGGTTCCGTCCTTCTGGGGGACGGTACAGACAGCGATATTCTGGAATCTGCGGGAATACGAAAGGCCGATGCTTTGGTGGCGGCGACCGATGATGATGCCACTAATATTATGATTGCTCAGATTGCCGACTGTCACTACCCTGTAAAAAATATTCTTGCGTACATCAATGACATATCAAAAGCGATTTCCTGTTCTGAAATGAATATTACCGTGCTCTGTCCCGCCGCTCTTTCTGTTTACGAAGCTCAGCGGGTGTTACTTCATGATAAGGAAGCGAAAACCCTATGA
- a CDS encoding heavy metal translocating P-type ATPase yields the protein MNKKFNVTGMTCSACSANVEKSVRKLNGVNSVNVNLLSNSMTVDYDDTVANDAEVIRAVENAGYGASVYSRKANANAKSQPQESPVQKELQSMKTRLIVSFTFLIPLLYLAMHHMLKEWIGLPVPEWIKATFHGPENGVVFAFAQFLLLLPIAYVNRKYFQVGFKTLAKRAPNMDSLIAIGSTAAIVYGIFAIFKIGYALGHGDMETADHFLMDLYFESAGTILALITLGKYLEARSKGKTSEAITKLMDLAPKTAVVIRGGAEVEIPVEEVVVGDILPVRPGQSIPVDGIIVEGSSSVDQSALTGESIPVEKHAGDKVIAATINKTGYFKFEAQKVGDDTTLAQIIDLVEEASSSKAPIAKLADKISGIFVPVVICIAIVSAAAWLIAGQSFEFALSIGIAVLVISCPCALGLATPVAIMVGTGKGASNGILIKSAEALETAHTVNTVVLDKTGTITEGKPKVTDILITGLAAEQELLTVAASMEKPSEHPLADAIVERASELGLEIKAVDQFDSVSGQGVAAVLDGKQYFAGNRAMMESRKVDISSLQSACDALAEDGKTPLYFAQGQNLLGVIAVADVVKPTSRQAIEEFKAMGIDVVMLTGDNKRTAEAIRRQLHIDRVVAEVMPQDKESEVRRIQEGGKKVAMVGDGINDAPALARADVGIAIGAGTDIAIESADIVLMKSDLLDAVTAVQLSKAVIRNIKENLFWAFFYNSIGIPLAAGVFFSLLGWKLNPMFGAAAMSLSSVCVVSNALRLKLFKPRRISAGQRQNEIENPIKTEAEGDLSEMKKVITINGMSCEHCKARVEKALNAIGGVEAKVDLKKNNATVSLKTEVSNEALKNAVQEAGYEVVSVEEKKGLFGK from the coding sequence ATGAATAAAAAATTCAATGTAACGGGCATGACCTGTTCGGCTTGCTCGGCCAATGTGGAAAAAAGCGTCCGGAAGCTGAACGGAGTGAACTCCGTTAACGTCAATCTGCTTTCAAACAGCATGACGGTGGACTACGACGATACGGTTGCCAATGACGCTGAGGTGATCCGGGCGGTGGAAAACGCGGGGTACGGCGCTTCCGTATATTCCCGTAAGGCGAATGCAAACGCGAAAAGCCAGCCGCAGGAGAGCCCGGTCCAGAAAGAACTGCAGTCGATGAAAACGCGCTTGATTGTTTCTTTTACATTTTTGATTCCTCTGTTGTATCTTGCCATGCATCATATGCTGAAGGAATGGATCGGCCTGCCGGTGCCGGAATGGATCAAAGCGACCTTCCACGGTCCGGAAAACGGCGTGGTGTTCGCGTTTGCGCAGTTCCTGCTGCTTTTGCCGATCGCCTATGTCAATCGCAAATATTTTCAGGTCGGATTCAAAACGCTGGCAAAACGCGCGCCCAACATGGACTCCCTGATCGCCATCGGTTCCACGGCGGCGATCGTGTATGGAATCTTCGCCATTTTCAAAATCGGTTATGCGCTGGGACACGGCGATATGGAGACGGCGGACCATTTTCTGATGGACCTCTATTTTGAATCGGCGGGAACCATTCTGGCGCTGATTACGCTCGGAAAATATCTGGAGGCCAGGTCAAAGGGAAAAACCTCGGAAGCGATTACCAAGCTGATGGATCTGGCACCGAAAACCGCGGTGGTGATCCGCGGCGGCGCCGAGGTTGAAATTCCGGTGGAAGAGGTCGTTGTCGGCGATATCCTGCCGGTCCGCCCGGGCCAGAGTATCCCGGTGGACGGAATCATCGTGGAGGGCTCTTCCTCCGTCGACCAGTCCGCGCTGACCGGCGAGAGCATTCCTGTGGAAAAGCATGCCGGCGATAAGGTCATTGCCGCAACCATTAACAAAACCGGATATTTCAAGTTTGAGGCGCAGAAGGTCGGTGACGACACGACACTGGCACAGATCATCGATCTGGTGGAGGAAGCAAGCTCCTCCAAGGCGCCGATCGCAAAGCTTGCGGATAAGATCAGCGGCATCTTTGTTCCGGTCGTAATCTGCATTGCCATTGTTTCGGCGGCCGCGTGGCTGATCGCCGGCCAGTCGTTTGAATTCGCCCTCTCCATCGGCATCGCGGTGCTGGTTATTTCCTGCCCGTGCGCGCTGGGGCTGGCGACTCCCGTCGCCATTATGGTCGGTACGGGCAAAGGCGCTTCCAACGGCATCCTGATTAAATCCGCGGAGGCTCTGGAAACGGCGCATACCGTGAATACGGTGGTTCTGGATAAGACCGGAACCATTACGGAAGGCAAGCCGAAGGTGACGGATATCCTGATCACCGGACTGGCCGCGGAGCAGGAGCTGCTTACAGTTGCTGCTTCCATGGAAAAGCCCTCGGAGCATCCTCTTGCGGACGCCATTGTGGAAAGGGCGTCCGAACTGGGGCTGGAGATCAAAGCGGTCGATCAGTTTGACTCCGTTTCCGGCCAGGGCGTTGCCGCGGTGCTGGACGGCAAACAGTATTTTGCCGGAAACCGCGCGATGATGGAAAGCAGAAAGGTGGATATCTCCTCCCTGCAAAGTGCCTGCGACGCGCTGGCGGAGGACGGAAAAACGCCGCTGTATTTTGCGCAGGGGCAGAATCTGCTGGGCGTCATCGCGGTGGCGGACGTTGTAAAGCCGACCAGCCGTCAGGCAATTGAAGAATTTAAGGCAATGGGTATTGACGTAGTCATGCTGACGGGCGATAATAAAAGAACAGCTGAAGCGATCCGCCGCCAGCTTCATATTGACCGCGTTGTGGCGGAAGTCATGCCGCAGGACAAGGAAAGCGAGGTCCGCAGGATTCAGGAAGGCGGCAAAAAGGTCGCGATGGTCGGCGACGGCATCAATGACGCACCCGCGCTCGCAAGAGCCGACGTCGGGATCGCCATCGGGGCGGGAACGGATATCGCCATTGAATCGGCGGACATTGTGCTGATGAAAAGCGATTTGCTCGACGCCGTGACCGCGGTGCAGCTGAGCAAGGCCGTCATCCGCAACATCAAGGAAAACCTGTTCTGGGCTTTCTTTTACAACAGCATCGGCATCCCGCTTGCGGCCGGCGTGTTTTTCTCCCTGCTGGGCTGGAAGCTGAATCCGATGTTCGGCGCGGCGGCTATGAGCCTGAGCTCCGTGTGCGTTGTTTCCAACGCGCTGCGGCTAAAGCTGTTTAAACCGCGCAGAATCTCTGCGGGGCAAAGACAGAACGAAATCGAAAACCCGATCAAAACAGAAGCGGAAGGAGATCTTTCTGAAATGAAAAAAGTCATTACCATTAACGGCATGAGCTGCGAACACTGCAAGGCCAGGGTCGAAAAGGCGCTGAACGCCATTGGCGGCGTGGAAGCAAAAGTGGATCTGAAAAAGAACAACGCCACGGTTTCGCTGAAAACGGAGGTTTCCAACGAAGCGCTGAAAAACGCCGTGCAGGAAGCCGGCTATGAGGTGGTTTCCGTAGAGGAAAAGAAGGGCCTGTTCGGCAAATAA
- a CDS encoding metal-sensing transcriptional repressor, translated as MKADKEKVTRLLKTARGQLDGLLKMVEEDRYCIDISNQLMATQAILKKANIEIIHAHLGCCVKEAFEQGDAEEKIDEILAVMDKLSK; from the coding sequence ATGAAAGCAGACAAAGAAAAGGTGACCCGGTTGCTGAAAACCGCACGGGGACAGCTTGACGGACTTTTGAAAATGGTGGAAGAGGACCGCTACTGCATCGACATCTCCAACCAGCTGATGGCCACGCAGGCAATCCTGAAAAAAGCCAACATTGAAATTATCCACGCGCACCTTGGCTGCTGTGTCAAGGAAGCGTTTGAACAGGGAGACGCCGAAGAAAAGATAGACGAGATACTGGCTGTCATGGATAAGCTTTCAAAATAA